Proteins encoded within one genomic window of Panicum virgatum strain AP13 chromosome 1N, P.virgatum_v5, whole genome shotgun sequence:
- the LOC120655225 gene encoding probable LRR receptor-like serine/threonine-protein kinase At2g24230 encodes MPLHSAAGRRLLLLLAAVATSATAAAAVAAAEANGSSNCTLLPDAEFVRAAFLHVANFKPPLPGRRACRPVRRLRFPSLNLTGPVDWAELGNLSSLLTVNLSGNALQGGIDASFWRAPLLRAVDVSRNDLTGALRFDVDDPSTRLAALNVSGNQFTSVVGLAGLPGLEALDVSRNRIGAAPEGLRNLTKVRRLDLSGNGMAGRFPDDLPPLDGLVSLNISHNNFSGVVPAAAVRRFGQSAFFQAGNALQVVEDAAQSGEKRRKSAAVIALIAAGAAVTAAALAFVAACGLARRRKKKKRKDKDGKAAVWEDEEVVVGAVKVAAAAPVVVLERPLMELTLADLAAATSGFGREVQLAGTGGRSGAAYRAVLPGDLHVVVRVVEGPVAGVGEDDDEAATAAGFRELARLRHPNILPLLGYCIAGKQKLLLFEYMEKGDLHRWLHELPVGSMDTEDIGIDTTDAIEDRKPAGDWPARYRIILGVARGLAFLHQGWAGSGGRPIVHGRLVPTNILLGDDMEPRVSDFLHPSGEAPEGDVYRFGTLVFELVTGQARWNDASTSWARGVIRNRKGINLVDERLLRGGEAGAPEAEKEMAECLQVGFLCTAPAPEKRPTMQQVVGLLKDIRPAPAPVGEPPVAGLTMR; translated from the exons ATGCCACTCCACtcggccgcgggccgccgcctcctcctgctcctcgccGCGGTCGCCACCTcggcgaccgcggcggcggcggtggctgcggcCGAGGCCAACGGCTCCTCGAATTGCACCCTGCTCCCCGACGCGGAATTCGTGCGCGCGGCGTTCTTGCACGTCGCCAACTTCAAACCGCCGttgcccggccgccgcgcgtgccGCCCGGTCCGGCGGCTCCGCTTCCCGTCGCTCAACCTCACGGGCCCCGTGGACTGGGCCGAGCTGGGGAACCTGTCCAGCCTCCTCACCGTCAACCTCTCCGGCAACGCCCTCCAGGGCGGCATCGACGCCTCGTTCTGGCGCGCGCCCTTGCTCCGGGCCGTGGACGTCTCCCGAAACGACCTCACCGGCGCGCTCCGGTTCGACGTCGACGACCCGAGCACGCGCCTGGCGGCGCTGAACGTGTCGGGGAACCAGTTCACCTCCGTCGTGGGCCTCGCCGGGCTCCCCGGCCTGGAGGCTCTCGACGTGTCGAGGAACAGGATCGGCGCGGCGCCGGAGGGGCTGCGGAATCTGACGAAGGTGCGGCGGCTCGACCTGTCCGGGAACGGGATGGCCGGGAGGTTCCCCGACGACCTGCCGCCGCTCGACGGCCTCGTGTCCTTGAACATCTCTCACAACAACTTCTCCGGCgtcgtgcccgccgccgccgtccggagGTTCGGCCAATCCGCCTTCTTCCAAGCCGGTAACGCGTTGCAAGTGGTCGAAGACGCCGCTCAGAGCGGCGAGAAGAGGCGCAAGAGTGCGGCCGTCATCGCGCTAATCGCAGCCGGCGCAGCGGTGACCGCGGCCGCGCTGGCGTTCGTGGCCGCGTGCGGCCTGGCGCGTCgccggaagaagaagaagaggaaggataAGGACGGGAAGGCGGCAGTGTGGGAGGACGAGGAGGTTGTCGTGGGGGCGGTGAaggtggccgccgcggcgccggtggTGGTGCTCGAGCGGCCGCTGATGGAGCTGACGCTGGCCGACCTGGCCGCGGCCACGTCGGGGTTCGGGCGCGAGGTGCAGCTCGCGGGGACGGGCggccgcagcggcgcggcgTATCGCGCCGTGCTCCCTGGGGACCTGCACGTCGTCGTGCGCGTCGTGGAGGGGCCCGTGGCCGGAGTTGGGGAAGATGACGACgaggccgccacggccgccgggtTCCGGGAGCTTGCACGGCTCAGGCATCCGAACATTCTCCCGCTCCTTGGCTACTGCATTGCAG GAAAGCAAAAACTTCTCCTCTTCGAGTACATGGAGAAAGGCGACCTCCACCGGTGGCTCCACGAGCTGCCGGTGGGCAGCATGGACaccgaggacatcggcatcgacACCACGGACGCCATCGAGGACCGGAAGCCCGCCGGCGACTGGCCGGCCCGGTACCGCATCATACTCGGGGTAGCCCGGGGGCTCGCGTTCCTGCACCAGGGGTGGGCGGGGTCCGGCGGCCGGCCGATCGTGCACGGGCGCCTGGTCCCGACCAACATCCTCCTCGGCGACGACATGGAGCCCCGGGTCTCCGACTTCCTGCACCCCAGCGGCGAGGCGCCGGAGGGCGACGTGTACCGGTTCGGCACCCTGGTGTTCGAGCTCGTGACGGGGCAGGCGAGGTGGAACGACGCGTCCACGAGCTGGGCGCGGGGCGTGATCCGGAACCGGAAGGGGATCAACCTCGTGGACGagcggctgctgcggggcggcgaggcgggggcgccggaggcggagaaggAGATGGCGGAGTGCCTGCAGGTGGGGTTCCTCTgcaccgcgcccgcgcccgagAAGAGACCCACCATGCAGCAGGTGGTGGGCCTGCTCAAGGACatccggccggcgccggcgcccgtcGGCGAGCCGCCGGTCGCTGGCCTCACGATGCGCTGA